One region of Juglans regia cultivar Chandler chromosome 4, Walnut 2.0, whole genome shotgun sequence genomic DNA includes:
- the LOC108979327 gene encoding peroxidase 27-like, whose amino-acid sequence MATRKLFSVLFLQLIMFVVLLLVLNPAYAHESLKVGFYEKSCPEAEAIVKKVMVETLSKAPTLAAPLIRMHFHDCFVRGCDGSVLLRSSTNQAEKDFVSNLNLRGFQIIDRVKSALEKACPGVVSCADILALVARDATATIKGPSWEVETGRKDGRVSSEIEAHENLLPPTANITRLIRSFQERGLSIKDLAVLSGAHTVGTSHCYSFNDRLYNFTGKGDTDPNMDPNYIKRLKKKCKPGDNTTLVEMNPGNFKTFDEDYYTLVAKRRGLFQSDAALLDNAETKSYVKLQAATGGSTFFDDFGVSMVKMGRIGVLTGKAGEIRKQCSKVNK is encoded by the exons ATGGCCACCCGAAAGCTTTTCTCAGTTTTATTCCTCCAGTTGATCATGTTTGtagttcttcttcttgttcttaaCCCCGCTTATGCGCATGAAAGTCTGAAAGTAgggttttatgaaaaatcatgccCAGAAGCCGAGGCCATTGTTAAGAAGGTTATGGTCGAAACCTTATCAAAAGCACCTACACTTGCTGCGCCTTTGATAAGAATGCATTTCCACGATTGTTTCGTTAGG ggTTGTGATGGGTCAGTATTGTTGAGGTCTTCAACAAATCAAGCAGAAAAAGATTTTGTTTCTAATCTAAACCTTCGGGGATTTCAAATTATCGATAGAGTCAAGTCTGCACTGGAAAAGGCATGTCCTGGTGTGGTTTCATGTGCTGACATCTTGGCTTTAGTAGCTAGAGATGCGACTGCTACG ATCAAGGGACCATCTTGGGAAGTCGAAACTGGACGAAAAGATGGAAGGGTTTCAAGCGAAATAGAGGCCCATGAGAATCTATTACCACCAACTGCCAACATTACCCGATTGATAAGAAGTTTTCAAGAAAGGGGGCTAAGCATAAAAGACCTTGCAGTTCTTTCAG GTGCACACACTGTTGGGACGTCTCACTGTTACTCCTTCAACGACCGTCTCTACAACTTCACGGGAAAGGGTGATACTGACCCCAACATGGAtcctaattatataaaaagattgaagaaaaaatgcAAGCCAGGTGATAATACCACACTCGTGGAAATGAACCCAGGAAACTTCAAAACATTTGATGAAGATTACTATACTCTTGTAGCTAAGAGAAGGGGTTTGTTCCAATCAGATGCAGCTCTCCTTGATAATGCCGAGACTAAATCGTATGTAAAACTTCAAGCTGCTACCGGTGGTTCTACTTTCTTTGATGACTTTGGAGTTTCAATGGTGAAAATGGGTAGGATTGGAGTTCTCACTGGCAAGGCTGGGGAAATCAGGAAACAATGCAGCAAAGTAAACAAGTAA
- the LOC108979329 gene encoding NDR1/HIN1-like protein 2: MHSSGQLPVQSNRDSRPIKRHQTARKIVHRVRDSLTTRVSKLVCAIFLAFLLVVGLITFVLWLSLRPHRPRFHIHEFSVPEATNARVSFNVTIRNPNLSIGIYYDSMNGTVYYKDQKFAWKQLLFPFYQKPKNTTVVVDELSGSALTVNDQRWTELKKEFRAAGMVPLRLEITSNIRFKISTWQSKRHQAHANCDVSLGTDGVLLPTYIGKRCPVYFT; encoded by the coding sequence ATGCATAGTTCTGGCCAGCTACCCGTCCAATCCAACCGAGACTCCCGACCCATAAAGCGCCACCAAACCGCCCGTAAAATCGTCCACCGGGTCCGGGATAGCCTCACCACTCGTGTCTCCAAGTTGGTCTGCGCCATTTTCTTGGCATTTCTACTGGTTGTAGGCCTGATCACATTCGTACTCTGGCTAAGCCTGCGCCCGCACCGACCGAGGTTCCATATCCACGAGTTTTCGGTTCCCGAAGCAACTAATGCCCGGGTATCTTTCAACGTGACGATCCGGAACCCGAACCTGAGCATCGGGATCTACTATGATTCCATGAACGGGACAGTCTACTACAAGGATCAAAAATTCGCGTGGAAGCAGTTGCTGTTTCCATTTTACCAGAAGCCGAAGAACACGACGGTGGTGGTAGACGAGCTGAGTGGGTCGGCATTGACTGTGAACGATCAGCGTTGGACGGAGTTGAAGAAGGAATTTCGTGCGGCTGGGATGGTGCCGTTGCGTCTAGAAATAACGTCGAACATCCGATTTAAGATCTCCACGTGGCAAAGCAAACGCCATCAGGCCCACGCCAACTGTGATGTTTCGTTGGGCACTGACGGCGTTCTCTTGCCAACTTATATAGGCAAGAGATGCCCCGTCTACTTCACTTGA
- the LOC109007231 gene encoding protein NDR1-like, producing the protein MAGLEEHDSNESRVPLLLDDYSESESSLCCFFLQVLIVLGFFSVVIWVSVTPKSPIYLITNAYIPALDARNNSTSNHSHNTSFFLNLEFFNPNKKMSIFYSDICITLYYSTSSTDADHLIGSSSLPGFYQGYKETTPYEVVVNADQQLWKGNNITNGTKEFKVCMENDVKYKIVGLIKVKHQYRIYKEAYVAVDSNGKMIGEKNIKLHHTSKMTKRH; encoded by the coding sequence ATGGCTGGTCTCGAAGAACACGACTCTAATGAATCTCGAGTACCCCTTCTGCTCGATGATTACTCGGAATCTGAATCTTCTCTATGCTGCTTTTTTCTTCAAGTTTTAATCGTTCTGGGATTTTTCTCAGTGGTAATATGGGTAAGCGTAACTCCAAAGAGTCCCATTTACCTCATCACCAACGCCTACATTCCAGCCTTGGATGCTAGGAATAATTCTACATCAAATCACAGCCATAATACCTCATTTTTCTTGAATCTCGAGTTCTTCAACCCCAACAAAAAGATGAGCATCTTCTACAGTGACATCTGCATAACCTTGTACTACAGTACTAGTAGTACTGATGCTGATCATCTCATAGGCTCCAGCTCTCTGCCTGGTTTCTATCAAGGATACAAAGAGACCACACCGTATGAAGTGGTTGTGAATGCTGACCAACAATTATGGAAAGGGAATAATATTACCAACGGGACAAAAGAGTTTAAGGTTTGCATGGAGAATGATGTCAAGTATAAGATAGTCGGATTAATCAAGGTAAAGCATCAGTACCGGATATACAAGGAAGCTTATGTGGCAGTCGATTCAAATGGGAAGATGATAGGAGAGAAGAATATAAAGCTTCACCACACGTCCAAGATGACCAAACGTCATTGa